A window of Streptomyces sp. DG1A-41 contains these coding sequences:
- a CDS encoding class I SAM-dependent methyltransferase gives MSDPYWNHNVHHHPEVLDAVPDGCGKALDAGCGDGLLTRKLAARAASVTGVDRSPEMIRLAREHAQVPGNVTYLERDFLADGSLPEGAYDFVSAVAVVHHAPFEQAVTRLARLTAPGGRLVIVGMAANRTVLDWVISACGVPVSQWHARRHGGKRGPAGMPMEDVHMSWGEIRKAAHRLLPGCDFRRTLLWRYVVVWDKPSDRPREGGP, from the coding sequence GTGTCCGACCCGTACTGGAACCACAACGTCCACCACCACCCCGAGGTGCTCGACGCTGTCCCGGACGGCTGCGGCAAGGCCCTGGACGCGGGCTGCGGCGACGGCCTGCTCACCCGCAAGCTCGCGGCCCGGGCGGCATCCGTCACGGGTGTGGACCGCTCGCCGGAGATGATCAGGCTCGCCCGCGAGCACGCGCAGGTGCCCGGCAACGTCACATACCTGGAGAGGGACTTCCTCGCCGACGGGTCCCTGCCCGAGGGCGCGTACGACTTCGTCAGCGCGGTCGCCGTGGTCCACCACGCGCCGTTCGAGCAGGCCGTCACCCGCCTCGCCCGGCTCACCGCGCCCGGCGGCCGTCTGGTGATCGTCGGCATGGCCGCCAACCGGACGGTCCTGGACTGGGTCATCAGCGCGTGCGGCGTGCCCGTGAGTCAGTGGCACGCCCGTCGGCACGGCGGCAAGCGGGGCCCGGCCGGGATGCCCATGGAAGACGTGCACATGTCCTGGGGAGAGATCCGGAAGGCGGCCCACCGCCTGCTGCCCGGCTGCGACTTCCGCCGCACACTGCTGTGGCGCTACGTCGTGGTGTGGGACAAACCATCAGACAGACCTCGAGAAGGCGGCCCCTGA
- a CDS encoding TOMM precursor leader peptide-binding protein, translating to MHPMVKPALRRGWRDLNTVQFGMTPAHAMTLGPMDLATGSFLDLLNGTRGLELLREEGRRMDLPDGHVDGLVRRLARAGLLDDARGGGPDADALRQKKEVLDRLRPDLASLSLTTSAPGDAMRQLAARRSQRVQVRGAGRVGAVLASLLSGAGVGEVDVRDGGRVEPWDVAPGGLPAEAVGDRRDESARRAVRRAAPDRPPRRAAAHTSPEEGDPGFSLVIVAPRDDVAVHAPDPSAAEPLMSCGTPHLYAGVVEGTGVVGPLVLPGETGCAGCLHESRADRDPTWPRLVAQWRSGRQRQVRPCDLTLATTVAGLAAAHALAFLDGRVPSSAGARWEVSVPSLHWHARPVWAHPACPCGAAERGKGEHPSEDRESHETMAVQRPSAQCREASAKRPAGTWRAHV from the coding sequence ATGCATCCGATGGTGAAACCCGCGCTCAGGCGCGGCTGGCGCGACCTCAACACCGTGCAGTTCGGGATGACACCGGCGCATGCGATGACGCTCGGCCCGATGGACCTGGCGACGGGCAGTTTCCTCGATCTGCTGAACGGCACGCGAGGCCTGGAGCTGCTGCGCGAGGAGGGACGCCGGATGGATCTGCCCGACGGCCATGTCGACGGGCTGGTGCGGCGGCTCGCTCGGGCCGGACTTCTGGACGACGCACGGGGCGGCGGGCCGGACGCCGACGCCCTGCGGCAGAAGAAGGAGGTCCTCGACCGGCTGCGTCCCGACCTTGCTTCCCTGTCCCTGACCACCTCGGCACCGGGCGACGCGATGCGGCAGCTGGCCGCCCGGCGCTCGCAGCGGGTGCAGGTCCGGGGCGCGGGCCGGGTGGGTGCCGTGCTGGCGTCGCTGCTGTCGGGGGCGGGTGTGGGCGAGGTCGACGTGCGCGACGGCGGCCGTGTGGAACCGTGGGACGTCGCTCCTGGCGGGCTGCCCGCGGAGGCCGTCGGCGACCGCAGGGACGAGTCGGCCCGCCGGGCCGTGCGCCGGGCGGCCCCTGACCGGCCACCGCGCCGCGCGGCAGCCCACACTTCCCCGGAGGAAGGTGACCCGGGCTTCTCGCTGGTGATCGTCGCCCCGCGGGACGATGTCGCCGTGCACGCGCCCGACCCGTCGGCCGCCGAGCCGCTGATGTCCTGCGGAACACCCCATCTGTACGCCGGCGTCGTGGAGGGGACCGGGGTGGTCGGCCCGCTCGTCCTGCCCGGCGAGACGGGCTGCGCGGGGTGCCTGCACGAGAGCCGCGCCGACCGTGATCCGACCTGGCCGCGCCTGGTCGCCCAGTGGCGCTCCGGCAGGCAGCGGCAGGTACGGCCCTGCGACCTGACGCTGGCCACTACTGTGGCCGGACTGGCCGCAGCCCACGCGCTCGCCTTCCTGGACGGCCGGGTTCCGTCGAGTGCGGGGGCACGCTGGGAGGTCTCCGTACCCAGTCTCCACTGGCATGCGCGGCCGGTCTGGGCGCATCCGGCATGCCCGTGCGGGGCGGCGGAGAGAGGAAAGGGGGAGCACCCCTCGGAGGATCGGGAGTCACACGAGACAATGGCGGTGCAACGGCCGTCGGCGCAGTGCCGTGAGGCATCGGCGAAGCGGCCGGCTGGGACTTGGAGGGCGCATGTCTGA
- a CDS encoding AarF/ABC1/UbiB kinase family protein: MSDLPRKAVTRTAKLAALPLGIAGRATWGFGKRIVGESAELVGRELQQRTADQLFKVLGELKGGAMKFGQALSVFESALPEEVAGPYRAALTKLQEAAPPMPTRTVHAVLEERLGEGWHELFLEFEDKPAAAASIGQVHRGVWHDGREVAVKVQYPGAGEALLSDLNQLSRFSRLLGPLIPGMDLKPLITELKDRVSEELDYSLEAQAQQAHAEEFADDPDVLVPQVVHQSDQVLITEWIDGIPLSEIITDGSQEQRDRAGQLLARFLFSGPARTGLLHADPHPGNFRLLPGGPEGEDDWRLGVLDFGTVDRLPGGLPATIGESLRMTLDGEAETVYELLCAEGFVKETIELDPDAVLDYLLPIIEPAEVEEFTFTRGWMRSQAARVADPRSPAYQLGKQLNLPPSYLLIHRVTLSTIGVLCQLGATVRLREELAEWLPGFVPEDPAGGEESVAGA; the protein is encoded by the coding sequence ATGTCTGATCTTCCCCGGAAGGCGGTCACCCGGACCGCCAAGCTCGCCGCGCTCCCGCTCGGCATCGCCGGGCGGGCGACCTGGGGATTCGGCAAGCGAATCGTCGGCGAGTCCGCGGAGCTCGTCGGCCGCGAACTCCAACAGCGCACGGCGGACCAGCTGTTCAAGGTGCTCGGCGAGCTCAAGGGCGGCGCGATGAAGTTCGGCCAGGCCCTGTCCGTCTTCGAGTCGGCACTGCCCGAGGAGGTGGCCGGCCCCTACCGGGCCGCGCTGACCAAGCTCCAGGAGGCGGCGCCGCCGATGCCGACGCGCACCGTGCACGCGGTGCTCGAGGAGCGGCTCGGCGAGGGCTGGCACGAGTTGTTCCTGGAGTTCGAGGACAAGCCCGCCGCGGCGGCATCCATCGGCCAGGTGCACCGAGGTGTGTGGCATGACGGCCGCGAAGTGGCGGTCAAGGTGCAGTACCCGGGCGCCGGCGAGGCCCTGCTGTCCGATCTGAACCAGCTGAGCCGCTTCTCCCGCCTGCTCGGCCCGCTGATCCCCGGCATGGACCTCAAGCCGCTGATCACGGAGCTGAAGGACCGTGTCTCGGAGGAGCTGGACTACAGCTTGGAGGCGCAGGCCCAGCAGGCCCACGCCGAGGAGTTCGCGGACGACCCGGACGTGCTCGTGCCGCAGGTGGTGCACCAGTCCGACCAGGTCCTGATCACCGAGTGGATCGACGGCATCCCACTGTCGGAGATCATCACGGACGGTTCCCAGGAGCAGCGCGACCGGGCCGGCCAGCTCCTGGCCCGCTTCCTGTTCTCCGGCCCCGCCCGCACCGGCCTGCTGCACGCCGATCCGCACCCGGGCAACTTCCGGCTGCTGCCCGGCGGCCCGGAGGGTGAGGACGACTGGCGCCTGGGCGTCCTGGACTTCGGCACGGTCGACCGTCTCCCGGGCGGTCTGCCGGCCACCATCGGCGAGTCCCTGCGCATGACCCTCGACGGGGAGGCCGAGACGGTCTACGAGCTCCTGTGCGCGGAGGGGTTCGTGAAGGAGACCATAGAGCTGGATCCCGACGCGGTCCTGGACTATCTGCTGCCGATCATCGAACCGGCCGAGGTCGAGGAGTTCACGTTCACGCGTGGCTGGATGCGCAGCCAGGCGGCCCGCGTCGCGGACCCGCGCTCCCCCGCCTACCAGCTGGGCAAGCAGCTCAATCTGCCCCCGTCGTATCTGCTGATCCACCGGGTGACGCTGAGCACGATCGGGGTGCTGTGCCAGCTGGGGGCGACGGTGCGTCTGCGCGAGGAGTTGGCGGAGTGGCTTCCGGGGTTCGTCCCGGAGGACCCGGCGGGCGGCGAGGAGTCGGTGGCGGGGGCATGA
- a CDS encoding M48 family metallopeptidase translates to MPADPLHRAGKPQRSTTSQPPSGSGASSIEVRRSARRRRTVSAYREGDRTIVLIPARMSEAEEQRWVNVMLDKLAAQESKRALGDAELAERARRLSEQYFDGRARPTSVRWVTNQNTRWGSCTPSEGSIRLSHRLQGMPEYVVDYVLVHELAHLLVPGHGPRFWELLEAYPRTERARGYLEGVVAAARLPHVPGARGEGPVG, encoded by the coding sequence GTGCCCGCCGACCCACTGCACCGCGCCGGAAAGCCACAGCGCAGCACGACGAGCCAGCCGCCGAGCGGCTCGGGGGCGAGCTCGATCGAGGTCCGCAGGAGCGCCCGCCGACGCAGAACGGTCTCCGCGTACCGCGAGGGCGATCGCACCATTGTGCTCATCCCCGCCCGGATGTCCGAGGCGGAGGAGCAGCGCTGGGTGAACGTCATGCTCGACAAGCTGGCCGCCCAGGAGAGCAAGCGGGCCCTCGGCGACGCCGAGCTGGCCGAGCGGGCCCGGCGCCTTTCCGAGCAGTACTTCGACGGGCGGGCCCGGCCCACTTCGGTGCGCTGGGTGACCAACCAGAACACGCGCTGGGGGTCCTGCACCCCGTCCGAGGGCAGCATCCGCCTGTCGCACCGCCTCCAGGGCATGCCCGAGTACGTCGTCGATTACGTCCTCGTCCACGAACTCGCCCATCTGCTCGTACCCGGACACGGCCCCCGATTCTGGGAGCTGCTGGAGGCCTATCCGCGGACGGAGCGGGCCCGGGGCTACCTCGAAGGCGTGGTCGCGGCCGCGCGGTTGCCTCATGTGCCCGGCGCACGGGGTGAGGGTCCTGTGGGCTGA
- a CDS encoding ATP-dependent DNA helicase UvrD2 has translation MTAATHSTLFPQVPDSADAVLDGLDPEQREVATALHGPVCVLAGAGTGKTRAITHRIAYGVRAGILHPSSVLAVTFTNRAAGEMRGRLRQLGAGGVQARTFHSAALRQLQYFWPKAIGGSMPRLVDRKIQLVADAAAACRIRLDRGELRDVTAEIEWSKVTQTVPADYAPAAAKAGRETPRDPAEIAQIYSAYEDVKRERAVIDFEDVLLLTVAVLQDRHDIAEQVRAQYQHFVVDEYQDVSPLQQRLLELWLGDRDSLCVVGDASQTIYSFTGATPDHLLDFRARHPGATVVKLVRDYRSTPQVVHLANGLLAQAKGRAADHRLELVSQRAPGPEPVYTEYTDEPAEAEGAARRIRELIDSGVPASEIAILFRTNAQSETYEQALADAGVPYQLRGAERFFDRPEVRKAGVALRGAARFGGNDSLLDDAVDLPSQVRAVLSGEGWTPQPPGSGAVRERWESLAALVNLAQDFAAAKPGATLADLVAELDERANAQHAPTVQGVTLASLHSAKGLEWDVVFLVGVAEGMMPITYAKTDEQIEEERRLLYVGVTRARERLHISWSLSRSPGGRPNRRPSRFLDGLRPGSTGTTGRTAAGSTGGIERGIPGTRRSAPRRVQRTPARCRVCGRTLTDAGEMKLMRCDDCPSDMNESLYERLREWRADQARRSGQPAFCVFTDRTLMAIAETTPDDEHELARIPGVGMRKLNRYGADVLAICAGQFVGGGTDQD, from the coding sequence GTGACAGCAGCAACGCACTCCACCCTGTTCCCGCAGGTACCGGACTCCGCCGACGCGGTGCTCGACGGGCTCGACCCCGAGCAGCGCGAGGTGGCCACGGCCCTGCACGGTCCGGTCTGCGTCCTGGCGGGCGCCGGCACGGGCAAGACCCGGGCGATCACCCACCGCATCGCCTACGGAGTGCGCGCCGGCATCCTGCACCCCTCCAGCGTGCTCGCCGTCACGTTCACCAACCGCGCCGCCGGGGAAATGCGCGGCCGGCTGCGCCAGCTCGGTGCCGGCGGTGTCCAGGCGCGCACGTTCCACTCGGCGGCGCTGCGCCAGCTCCAGTACTTCTGGCCGAAAGCGATCGGCGGCTCCATGCCCCGGCTCGTCGACCGCAAGATCCAGCTCGTCGCCGACGCGGCCGCCGCCTGCCGCATCCGGCTCGACCGTGGCGAGCTGCGGGACGTCACCGCGGAGATCGAGTGGTCCAAGGTCACCCAGACCGTCCCCGCCGACTACGCGCCCGCCGCCGCCAAGGCCGGCCGCGAGACCCCCCGCGACCCCGCCGAGATCGCCCAGATCTACTCCGCCTACGAGGACGTCAAGCGCGAGCGCGCCGTCATCGACTTCGAGGACGTACTGCTGCTGACCGTGGCCGTCCTCCAGGACCGGCACGACATCGCCGAGCAGGTCCGCGCCCAGTACCAGCACTTCGTGGTCGACGAGTACCAGGACGTCAGCCCCCTCCAGCAGCGCCTGCTGGAGCTGTGGCTGGGCGACCGGGACAGCCTCTGCGTGGTCGGCGACGCCAGCCAGACGATCTACTCCTTCACGGGAGCGACCCCGGATCACCTGCTCGACTTCCGGGCCCGCCACCCCGGCGCCACGGTCGTCAAGCTGGTCCGCGACTACCGCTCCACCCCCCAGGTCGTCCACCTCGCCAACGGCCTGCTCGCCCAGGCGAAGGGCCGCGCCGCCGACCACCGCCTGGAGCTCGTCTCCCAACGCGCCCCGGGGCCCGAGCCGGTCTACACCGAGTACACGGACGAGCCCGCCGAGGCGGAGGGCGCGGCCCGACGCATCCGCGAGCTCATCGACTCGGGAGTCCCGGCCTCCGAGATCGCCATCCTGTTTCGGACGAACGCCCAGTCCGAGACCTACGAGCAGGCCCTCGCCGACGCCGGAGTGCCCTACCAACTGCGAGGCGCCGAGCGGTTCTTCGACCGCCCGGAGGTGCGCAAGGCGGGCGTCGCCCTGCGCGGCGCGGCCCGCTTCGGCGGCAACGACTCCCTCCTGGACGACGCCGTCGACCTGCCCTCCCAGGTGCGCGCCGTGCTGTCGGGGGAGGGCTGGACCCCGCAGCCGCCTGGCTCCGGTGCCGTGAGAGAACGCTGGGAGTCCCTGGCCGCCCTGGTGAACCTCGCCCAGGACTTCGCCGCCGCCAAACCCGGCGCCACCCTGGCGGACCTCGTCGCCGAACTCGACGAACGGGCGAACGCCCAGCACGCCCCCACCGTGCAGGGCGTCACCCTCGCCTCCCTGCACTCCGCCAAGGGCCTGGAGTGGGACGTCGTCTTCCTGGTCGGCGTCGCCGAGGGCATGATGCCGATCACCTACGCCAAGACCGACGAACAGATCGAGGAGGAGCGCCGCCTCCTCTACGTCGGCGTCACCCGTGCGCGGGAACGCCTCCATATCTCCTGGTCCCTCTCCCGTTCCCCCGGCGGCCGTCCTAACCGCCGCCCCAGCCGCTTCCTCGACGGGCTGCGCCCGGGTTCGACGGGCACCACCGGCCGTACAGCCGCCGGAAGTACGGGCGGCATCGAGCGCGGAATCCCCGGAACCAGGCGCTCCGCCCCGAGACGAGTCCAGCGAACGCCCGCCCGTTGCCGAGTCTGCGGCCGCACGCTCACCGACGCGGGCGAGATGAAGCTGATGCGCTGCGACGACTGCCCCTCCGACATGAACGAGAGCCTCTACGAGCGGCTGCGCGAGTGGCGTGCCGACCAGGCGCGACGCAGTGGCCAGCCCGCCTTCTGCGTCTTCACCGACAGGACCCTGATGGCGATCGCCGAGACCACGCCCGACGACGAGCACGAGCTGGCGCGCATCCCGGGCGTGGGGATGCGCAAGCTCAACCGCTACGGAGCCGACGTACTGGCCATTTGCGCAGGCCAGTTCGTCGGAGGGGGCACAGATCAGGACTGA
- a CDS encoding AIM24 family protein — protein MTQQLAGHAPAPVTARMENHGNHMLKVAMQTGNDLLARVGSMVAYEGFVQYEPNPPAVRQIAKDWMTGEGAPLMKCSGDGLLYLSDYGANVVVINLNGDGISVNATNLLAFDAHLTWGVERVKGLAKFAGQGLWNTRISGQGWVALTSRGKPIVVDCGGGEDETYVDPDALVAWSPNLKVKGKRSFRAQSLIGRGSGEAYQMAFSGQGIVVVQPSEDSTDRLRARG, from the coding sequence ATGACACAGCAACTCGCGGGCCACGCCCCCGCACCCGTCACCGCCCGCATGGAGAACCACGGCAACCACATGCTGAAGGTCGCCATGCAGACCGGAAACGACCTCCTCGCGCGCGTGGGGTCGATGGTCGCCTACGAAGGGTTCGTGCAGTACGAGCCCAACCCGCCGGCCGTGCGCCAGATCGCGAAGGACTGGATGACCGGCGAGGGCGCGCCCCTGATGAAGTGCTCCGGCGACGGACTGCTCTACCTCTCCGACTACGGGGCGAACGTCGTCGTCATCAATCTCAACGGCGACGGCATCTCCGTCAACGCCACCAACCTGCTCGCCTTCGACGCCCACCTCACCTGGGGCGTCGAGCGGGTCAAGGGCCTGGCGAAGTTCGCCGGGCAGGGCCTGTGGAACACCAGGATCTCCGGGCAGGGCTGGGTCGCGCTGACCTCCCGCGGCAAGCCCATCGTCGTCGACTGCGGAGGCGGCGAGGACGAGACGTACGTCGACCCCGACGCCCTGGTCGCCTGGTCCCCGAACCTCAAGGTGAAGGGCAAGCGCAGCTTCCGGGCGCAGTCGCTGATCGGCCGCGGCAGCGGCGAGGCCTACCAGATGGCCTTCTCCGGTCAGGGCATCGTCGTCGTCCAGCCCAGCGAGGACAGCACAGACCGCCTCCGGGCCCGGGGCTGA
- the nudC gene encoding NAD(+) diphosphatase, which translates to MTTWTDQNADRPISLTAPSGIDRAAHHRLDEAWLAAAWSHPSTRCFVVSGGQVLIDETADGHTELVMTPSFEAPLTEAHRYFLGIDEDGVSYFALQKDSLPGRMDQSARPAGLREAGLLLSARDVGLMVHAVGLENWQRTHRFCSRCGERTVIAAAGHIRRCQACGAEHYPRTDPAVIMAVTDEDDRILLGRQVHWPEGRFSTLAGFVEPGESIEQSVRREVHEEVGITVGQVEYVASQPWPFPSSLMLGFLARATSTGIDVDGDEIHEARWFSRDELRAAFESGEVLPPYGISIAARLIELWYGKPLPTRSAV; encoded by the coding sequence GTGACCACCTGGACCGACCAGAACGCCGACCGACCCATCTCGCTCACCGCACCGAGCGGCATCGACCGGGCCGCGCACCACCGGCTCGACGAGGCCTGGCTCGCGGCGGCGTGGAGCCACCCCTCCACGCGCTGTTTCGTGGTCTCCGGCGGCCAGGTCCTCATCGACGAGACGGCGGACGGGCACACCGAACTCGTCATGACGCCCTCCTTCGAGGCCCCCCTCACCGAGGCCCACCGCTACTTCCTCGGCATCGACGAGGACGGCGTCAGCTACTTCGCCCTCCAGAAGGACTCCCTGCCCGGGCGCATGGACCAGTCCGCGCGGCCGGCGGGTCTGCGGGAGGCGGGCCTTCTCCTGTCGGCCCGGGACGTGGGCCTGATGGTGCACGCGGTCGGCCTGGAGAACTGGCAGCGCACACACCGTTTCTGCTCGCGCTGCGGCGAGCGCACCGTCATCGCCGCGGCCGGTCACATCCGCCGCTGCCAGGCCTGCGGCGCGGAGCACTACCCGCGTACGGATCCCGCCGTGATCATGGCCGTGACCGACGAGGACGACCGCATCCTGCTCGGCCGCCAGGTGCACTGGCCCGAGGGCCGCTTCTCGACGCTCGCCGGTTTCGTCGAGCCCGGCGAGTCCATCGAGCAGTCGGTGCGCCGCGAGGTCCACGAGGAGGTCGGCATCACCGTCGGCCAGGTCGAGTATGTCGCCAGCCAGCCCTGGCCCTTCCCGTCCAGCCTCATGCTGGGCTTCCTGGCCCGCGCCACCTCGACCGGGATAGACGTCGACGGCGACGAGATCCACGAGGCCCGCTGGTTCTCCCGCGACGAACTGCGCGCCGCCTTCGAGTCGGGCGAGGTGCTCCCGCCGTACGGCATCTCGATCGCGGCCCGCCTGATCGAGCTCTGGTACGGCAAGCCGCTCCCGACGAGAAGCGCCGTCTGA
- a CDS encoding mycoredoxin produces MPGTVTMYSTTWCGYCRRLKSQMDREGIAYTEINIEQDPESAAFVEKANGGNQTVPTVLFPDGSTLTNPSLAQVKQKIG; encoded by the coding sequence ATGCCGGGCACTGTGACGATGTACAGCACCACGTGGTGCGGCTACTGCCGTCGGCTGAAGAGCCAGATGGACCGCGAGGGCATCGCGTACACCGAGATCAACATCGAGCAGGACCCGGAGTCCGCCGCGTTCGTGGAGAAGGCGAATGGCGGAAACCAGACGGTGCCCACCGTTCTGTTCCCGGATGGCTCCACCCTCACCAACCCGTCGCTGGCTCAGGTGAAGCAGAAGATCGGCTGA
- a CDS encoding WhiB family transcriptional regulator, whose translation MQLEAHAPSVPPSETIPKPGPTEDSALIPLTALTALDDAIENLGVPVPCRSYDPEVFFAESPADVEYAKSLCRTCPLVEACLAGAKERREPWGVWGGELFVQGVVVARKRPRGRPRKNPVTA comes from the coding sequence GTGCAACTCGAAGCGCACGCCCCGTCCGTACCGCCTTCCGAAACGATCCCCAAGCCCGGCCCCACGGAGGACTCCGCCTTGATCCCGCTCACTGCGCTCACCGCGCTCGACGACGCCATCGAGAACCTCGGCGTACCCGTCCCGTGCCGTTCCTACGACCCGGAGGTCTTCTTCGCCGAGTCGCCAGCGGACGTCGAGTACGCCAAGTCCCTCTGCCGCACCTGTCCGCTGGTCGAGGCCTGCCTCGCCGGCGCCAAGGAGCGGCGTGAGCCCTGGGGCGTATGGGGTGGCGAGCTGTTCGTGCAGGGTGTCGTCGTCGCCCGGAAGCGGCCGCGTGGCCGCCCGCGCAAGAACCCGGTCACAGCATGA
- a CDS encoding TerD family protein, translating to MAREFQRGHKARISDLTAGTDLYVGVQISGPGLSFDISCFGLDADERLSDDRYFVFYNQPKSPEEAIQLLGAQAGDTESFRVTLDRIPPQIQKLSFTATIDGAGQMSQIAPGYIRIVAGGEEVARYPFSGSEFSTERAVMLGDFYLKDVWRFAAVGQGFDGGLDALLKNFGGEVAEEETPAPPAPAAQQPQAGAAPGFAPPAFGVPGTPEPAPAPASAPEPAPAPAAPPAPAPAPAPAPQPAAQGFAPPPGATPPPAPAPAPQVHAAPTIVAPVNTPPGGSPVPPPAPAPAPHGQPVQQPPPYGQVPGQMAPPPPGYGQPQAPQAPQAPAPPPGYGQPTPPPGYGQQPPFGQQTGQSPYGAPQGVPQGAPQGAPQGPGVAAALQQFKETPTGQRWTQQNKKLVRVDLGIGGQPVLARQGSMVLYQGKVDFAYKGAGFAGRIVGNATGQEMQLMRCTGQGQVFLAEDSTMLHPIELQGDGICVSAENVLAFDEGLQYEVRRIEGHGIPGGALFTMQFTGTGTIVVKTHGTPVVLPVTPTTFADCNAVVAWSAAAQVVVSSQVRMRRHAYPGDTGESVNLQFRGAPGNFIVVQPYEV from the coding sequence ATGGCCAGGGAATTCCAACGCGGCCACAAGGCCAGGATCAGTGACCTCACCGCGGGTACGGATCTGTACGTAGGCGTGCAGATCTCCGGCCCCGGGCTGAGCTTCGACATCAGCTGCTTCGGCCTCGACGCCGACGAACGGCTCTCGGACGACCGGTACTTCGTCTTCTACAACCAGCCGAAGTCCCCCGAGGAGGCCATTCAGCTCCTGGGCGCCCAGGCGGGCGACACGGAGTCCTTCAGGGTGACGCTCGACCGGATCCCGCCGCAGATCCAGAAGCTGTCCTTCACGGCGACGATCGACGGCGCCGGGCAGATGTCGCAGATCGCCCCCGGCTACATACGTATCGTCGCGGGCGGCGAGGAGGTGGCCCGCTACCCCTTCAGCGGCTCGGAGTTCTCCACCGAACGGGCCGTGATGCTCGGCGATTTCTACCTGAAGGACGTATGGCGGTTCGCGGCCGTCGGACAGGGTTTCGACGGCGGTCTCGACGCGCTGCTGAAGAACTTCGGCGGCGAGGTGGCCGAGGAGGAGACGCCCGCGCCGCCCGCCCCCGCCGCGCAGCAGCCGCAGGCCGGCGCCGCCCCGGGCTTCGCGCCGCCCGCGTTCGGCGTCCCCGGCACTCCCGAACCCGCCCCGGCTCCCGCCTCGGCGCCCGAACCCGCGCCCGCACCGGCAGCGCCTCCGGCCCCGGCTCCCGCCCCGGCGCCCGCTCCCCAGCCCGCCGCGCAGGGCTTCGCGCCCCCGCCCGGCGCGACTCCGCCTCCGGCCCCGGCGCCCGCGCCCCAGGTGCATGCCGCCCCCACCATCGTCGCGCCCGTGAACACCCCGCCCGGCGGTTCCCCGGTGCCGCCCCCGGCCCCGGCGCCCGCGCCGCACGGCCAGCCGGTCCAGCAGCCGCCGCCGTACGGCCAGGTCCCCGGCCAGATGGCCCCGCCGCCCCCCGGCTACGGCCAGCCCCAGGCACCGCAAGCACCCCAGGCCCCGGCCCCGCCTCCCGGCTACGGCCAGCCCACACCGCCCCCGGGCTACGGCCAGCAGCCGCCCTTCGGGCAGCAGACCGGGCAATCCCCTTACGGAGCGCCTCAAGGAGTGCCCCAAGGGGCTCCCCAGGGAGCACCGCAGGGCCCCGGTGTCGCCGCCGCGCTCCAGCAGTTCAAGGAGACCCCCACCGGGCAGCGCTGGACGCAGCAGAACAAGAAGCTCGTCCGCGTCGACCTCGGCATCGGCGGGCAGCCCGTGCTGGCCCGGCAGGGCAGCATGGTGCTCTATCAGGGCAAGGTCGACTTCGCTTACAAGGGCGCCGGATTCGCCGGCCGGATCGTGGGCAACGCCACCGGCCAGGAGATGCAGCTGATGCGCTGTACCGGCCAGGGGCAGGTGTTTCTCGCCGAGGACTCCACCATGCTGCACCCCATCGAGCTCCAGGGCGACGGCATCTGCGTCTCGGCCGAGAACGTCCTCGCCTTCGACGAGGGCCTCCAGTACGAGGTGCGCCGCATCGAGGGACACGGCATCCCCGGGGGCGCGCTGTTCACGATGCAGTTCACGGGCACCGGCACGATCGTCGTGAAGACCCACGGCACGCCCGTGGTCCTGCCCGTCACACCAACCACCTTCGCCGACTGCAACGCCGTGGTCGCCTGGTCGGCCGCCGCCCAGGTCGTCGTCTCCAGCCAGGTGCGGATGCGCCGCCACGCCTACCCGGGGGACACCGGGGAGAGCGTCAACCTCCAGTTCCGGGGAGCGCCCGGGAACTTCATCGTCGTCCAGCCGTACGAGGTCTGA